From one Rhipicephalus microplus isolate Deutch F79 unplaced genomic scaffold, USDA_Rmic scaffold_23, whole genome shotgun sequence genomic stretch:
- the LOC142786389 gene encoding uncharacterized protein LOC142786389 translates to MTEPTSGTIEPGDVVHAGYAGRESADELRSTGASCRASSDAASERHEGHDEVVAVADKSHHNELGQSGEALVQVTLCHGGVRCSQGGVHGCESSREPPGVVFRTRNADSRTSECGDEVNAVPSNHVSQHVRATSRCSSDKSLPTEQSNAERTSSNSSTVDARCHGQLSKDWHSKLNPCKSTRTSSDNHASFSRDKKSALKLRDPTIMRNRINVLRNSASESRCECPARENSNSPNLRLIQGAFPASHLCTEAERRRPKYVLSAEECREARGMFEKDSTRRKRKLSSQAIPLEVKETLTASLALETPRHVTRDTVASKPKGVLSIILDTEDTKKASASFDDAGKAILAESPPDKSCSEMKSERAAGVSAIYQGNVSFEPVGESDARNDVNAKHDQAVHVDFPKANAGIPSTCAVKSGKSAKGLILRIHSIPSTTQNSATVSQFLRSPEQSKSLLLDFDAERRSASTQLAATASRQMCDKMAVSVIDASSSDSAQLSPQPELSFLLSDVLCGSADNTNMSWSAVNTLFRDKTALSLWGSALAAKDAITVATGTERAKGASVAGRPTSPETCDTRTPSPFGRAKRTVSCPLSFEAESVCYETGDQEAFEPRQSGSNCWCCEKNERALEHKQSSAHMPVDEYLRLKERLDQRPHTPALWESSKSDQSNLERDMDMATLDCSVAGFRQYSRVELFHHESSSSAKSRAVDSSEQWLNENVSKGDDKRADECCGTSTTLSFMEDYIVLSLGGDDSEIVIDDASYRESITGETTQEIDTLNEEAGNADDATPGPIPTSMDCWEPEAPDLSTKWPSPRNTEKATFQLREMETLSVEGENATTAVNGDLSLEKDVLAESYVNTRYSGIELAEVINEFATGLSLKDVVLIPRRQPCIGVMPVPRLDDVDFSEFVPDDALSVQESLAKMPKIICKGTLRK, encoded by the exons ATGACCGAGCCCACCAGCGGCACCATCGAGCCGGGCGACGTCGTACATGCCGGCTACGCCGGGCGCGAGTCTGCCGACGAGCTTCGTTCGACCGGCGCGTCTTGTCGGGCGAGCAGCGATGCGGCGTCTGAACGCCACGAAGGGCACGACGAAGTGGTCGCCGTCGCTGATAAGTCGCACCACAACGAGCTCGGACAAAGCGGCGAGGCTCTTGTGCAGGTCACCCTCTGCCACGGGGGAGTGC GATGCAGCCAGGGTGGCGTCCACGGCTGTGAAAGCAGCAGGGAGCCTCCAGGGGTCGTCTTTCGTACCAGGAACGCCGACAGTAGAACAAGCGAATGCGGCGACGAGGTGAATGCAGTGCCCTCAAATCACGTCTCACAGCATGTTCGAGCTACCTCACGCTGTTCATCCGACAAGTCATTGCCTACTGAGCAGTCAAACGCAGAGAGGACATCTTCAAACTCGAGCACAGTCGACGCTCGCTGTCATGGTCAGCTCAGCAAAGACTGGCATAGTAAACTAAACCCTTGTAAGAGCACTCGGACTTCGAGTGACAACCATGCGTCTTTCTCCAGAGACAAGAAGAGTGCGCTTAAATTGCGAGACCCCACCATAATGCGAAACAGGATTAATGTGCTCAGGAATAGCGCCAGTGAGAGCCGTTGCGAATGCCCTGCTCGGGAGAATTCGAACTCGCCAAATCTGCGACTGATCCAGGGTGCCTTTCCGGCCTCGCACCTGTGTACGGAGGCAGAAAGGCGGCGACCTAAATATGTTCTGTCCGCAGAAGAATGCCGTGAGGCCAGGGGAATGTTCGAAAAGGACTCGACTAGGAGAAAGCGAAAACTCTCCTCCCAGGCTATCCCATTGGAAGTCAAGGAAACATTGACGGCTAGCTTAGCGTTGGAGACTCCCCGTCACGTCACGAGAGACACGGTCGCATCAAAGCCGAAGGGTGTGCTGTCCATCATTCTAGACACGGAAGATACGAAGAAGGCAAGCGCGTCGTTTGACGATGCCGGCAAGGCCATACTAGCTGAAAGTCCACCGGACAAAAGTTGTTCAGAAATGAAAAGTGAACGTGCTGCCGGTGTATCTGCTATATACCAAGGCAATGTGTCTTTCGAGCCAGTGGGAGAAAGCGATGCCAGAAATGATGTTAACGCAAAGCATGACCAGGCTGTTCACGTTGACTTTCCTAAAGCAAACGCTGGTATTCCTAGCACATGCGCTGTTAAGAGTGGTAAGTCTGCTAAAGGACTCATCTTGAGGATCCATAGCATCCCGAGCACAACACAAAACAGCGCAACTGTCTCTCAGTTCTTAAGATCTCCCGAACAGAGCAAGAGCCTGCTGCTAGACTTCGACGCTGAACGACGAAGCGCCTCGACCCAACTCGCAGCTACAGCCAGCCGTCAGATGTGTGACAAAATGGCAGTGAGCGTAATTGACGCTTCATCAAGCGACAGCGCTCAGCTATCGCCGCAGCCCGAGCTCTCCTTCCTCTTGTCAGACGTTTTATGCGGATCGGCTGATAATACGAACATGTCCTGGAGCGCTGTCAACACGCTATTTCGCGACAAGACGGCGCTGAGCCTATGGGGCTCAGCGCTGGCTGCCAAAGATGCCATAACCGTGGCTACTGGCACGGAAAGAGCGAAAGGCGCCAGTGTAGCAGGCAGGCCGACGTCTCCCGAGACGTGTGACACCCGGACGCCGAGTCCTTTCGGTCGTGCAAAGAGAACGGTCAGCTGCCCACTGTCGTTTGAGGCCGAGTCCGTGTGCTACGAGACGGGTGACCAGGAGGCATTCGAACCTCGCCAAAGCGGCTCCAACTGTTGGTGCTGCGAGAAGAACGAACGTGCTTTAGAGCACAAGCAGTCATCGGCCCACATGCCTGTCGATGAGTACCTCAGACTCAAAGAGCGCCTCGATCAGCGTCCTCACACGCCCGCTCTCTGGGAGAGCTCCAAGAGCGACCAGAGCAATTTGGAGCGGGACATGGACATGGCCACGCTGGACTGCTCGGTCGCAGGATTCCGGCAGTACAGCCGCGTCGAGCTGTTTCATCACGAGAGCTCTTCATCGGCGAAGTCTCGAGCTGTCGACTCATCGGAACAATGGCTGAACGAGAATGTATCAAAAGGTGATGACAAGCGCGCAGACGAATGCTGTGGCACGTCGACGACACTGTCGTTCATGGAAGACTACATTGTCTTATCTCTAGGAGGCGATGACAGCGAGATTGTGATAGATGATGCGAGCTATAGGGAGTCGATAACGGGAGAAACAACCCAAGAAATAGATACTCTTAACGAAGAAGCTGGAAACGCTGACGACGCTACGCCAGGACCAATTCCAACTTCTATGGATTGTTGGGAGCCCGAAGCTCCGGATCTGTCCACAAAGTGGCCAAGTccaagaaatacagaaaaagCAACATTCCAACTGAGAGAAATGGAAACCCTGTCTGTTGAAGGAGAAAACGCTACGACTGCTGTTAACGGAGACTTGAGCCTTGAGAAGGATGTGTTGGCGGAAAGTTATGTGAACACAAGATACAGCGGCATTGAACTCGCTGAGGTGATAAATGAATTCGCGACAGGTTTGAGCCTGAAGGACGTGGTGTTAATACCACGTAGACAGCCGTGTATCGGTGTGATGCCGGTGCCTCGACTTGATGACGTAGATTTCTCGGAGTTTGTCCCTGATGACGCATTGTCCGTGCAAGAATCTCTAGCCAAGATGCCTAAGATAATCTGCAAAGGCACCTTAAGGAAGTAG